A single genomic interval of Buteo buteo chromosome 20, bButBut1.hap1.1, whole genome shotgun sequence harbors:
- the LOC142042360 gene encoding carboxymethylenebutenolidase homolog — protein MANESRPCPCDIGDRFDYESRGQEVQAEHIKAYVCKPPASTDKAVIVIHDIFGWQLPNTRYMADMLAAHGYIAICPDFFVGQEAWKLSNDWATFNDWLKTRNAGKIDKEVDVILKYLREQCGAKKIGVIGFCWGGAAVQHLMLKNPHLKTGVSLYGVIRFFEDRSSLLHPTFFIFAEKDEHIPLEQVTLLEQKLKQNCKVDYEVKIYPGQTHGFVHRKREDINPQDKPYIEEGRKDMINWLNKYL, from the exons ATGGCTAACGAATCGAGGCCCTGCCCCTGCGATATTGGAGACAGGTTTGACTATGAGAGTCGTGGCCAGGAAGTACAAGCTGAGCACATCAAGGCGTACGTTTGCAAGCCACCTGCCAGCACAGACAAAGCTGTGATTGTGATTCATGATATATTTGGATGGCAACTCCCAAACACCAGATACATGGCTGATATGCTTGCGGCTCATGGATACAT agCCATCTGCCCAGATTTttttgtgggacaagaagcttGGAAACTTTCTAACGACTGGGCGACTTTCAATGACTGGCTGAAAACCCGAAATGCCGGCAAAATAGACAA AGAAGTCGATGTCATCCTGAAGTATCTGAGGGAACAATGTGGTGCAAAGAAGATTGGTGTCATTGGGTTTTGCTGGGGTGGAGCAGCAGTACAACATCTGATGCTGAAAAATCCTCATTTAAAGACGGGGGTGTCCCTCTATG GAGTGATTAGGTTCTTTGAGGACAGATCCAGTTTGCTTCATCCCACCTTCTTCATTTTTGCTGAAAAGGATGAGCACATCCCATTGGAGCAG GTCACTCTACTGGAGCAGAAGCTTAAACAAAACTGTAAAGTTGATTATGAAGTTAAAATTTACCCTGGACAGACGCATGGGTTTGTACATCGCAAAAGAGAAGATATCAATCCTCAAGATAAACCTTATattgaggaaggaagaaaggatatGATCAACTGGCTGAATAAATACCTTTAG